One genomic segment of Alkalimarinus alittae includes these proteins:
- a CDS encoding class I SAM-dependent methyltransferase, translated as MKDKYWLMGPIYDALSYLFAGNSLLKCKCSMLTPDNLKPGDKVLFAGVGHGKEAILAAEQGAEVTVVDLSEAMLTKFKEGVAKSKQDLNITIIHSDIMAFENVNHYDMVVANFFLNSFDEPFMNAVFKHLIKQGKPGANIVVGDFAYPEGNIFARVTKRVYWYSAIIIFWLTTGAAVHPVYNHVAQMKKMGLKFIDKKHSTLLGMNTYTSYLGRKVR; from the coding sequence ATGAAAGATAAGTACTGGTTAATGGGCCCCATCTACGACGCACTCAGTTACCTATTCGCAGGAAACTCACTTCTTAAATGCAAATGCTCCATGCTCACACCCGACAACCTAAAGCCTGGCGATAAAGTCCTGTTTGCAGGCGTCGGGCATGGTAAAGAAGCCATACTCGCTGCGGAACAGGGAGCCGAGGTCACCGTTGTTGATTTGTCAGAAGCGATGCTAACGAAGTTTAAAGAAGGTGTCGCCAAATCTAAACAAGATCTCAACATCACCATTATTCACAGCGATATTATGGCGTTCGAAAACGTTAATCATTACGACATGGTTGTGGCTAATTTTTTCCTGAATTCATTTGATGAGCCTTTTATGAACGCTGTTTTTAAACACCTGATAAAACAAGGCAAACCAGGCGCTAATATTGTCGTTGGCGATTTCGCATACCCAGAGGGCAATATATTCGCCAGAGTCACAAAACGAGTCTACTGGTATAGCGCAATTATTATATTTTGGCTTACCACCGGCGCAGCGGTTCACCCCGTTTATAATCATGTAGCCCAGATGAAAAAAATGGGCTTAAAATTCATAGATAAAAAACACAGCACCTTGTTAGGCATGAATACGTATACGTCTTATTTAGGGAGGAAGGTGCGATAG
- a CDS encoding SAM-dependent methyltransferase, with protein MLSTQHYKHRLSDITDAILDTNRSIESLHAVLDDFASLCSEITAITPDATFDAWADDSFLESGVAINPQAAAFCIKDYQRSVMFIRGVDSAIDAAKKRFPAARLKILYAGCGPFATLLLPLLVKVKSRELDIYLLDIHQQSLDSVNVLLTTLDLLDHQVTLIQGDACVYQHDEHLHIIIAEVMQKALEQEPQVAATANLAPQLCKNGIFIPQKIEVQLCLAHWEDEKEQYNCVGFVADEAFIKYGLRYPLGTLLTLKASTVGKLMGAAVFNENSSMLEANLATIQLPNINAIEQYDVLMLTRIQVFETCILGDYDAEITLPHKCYEFSSLRAGSSYMASYQFGRYPRFNFTAC; from the coding sequence ATGCTCTCCACTCAGCACTATAAACACCGACTCTCTGATATCACTGATGCAATTCTTGATACTAATCGCTCAATCGAATCGCTTCATGCTGTGTTGGATGACTTTGCCTCATTATGCAGCGAGATTACCGCGATAACACCGGATGCTACGTTTGATGCGTGGGCTGATGACTCCTTTTTAGAAAGCGGCGTAGCGATCAACCCTCAAGCAGCAGCTTTTTGCATTAAGGACTATCAGCGAAGCGTGATGTTTATTCGCGGCGTTGATAGTGCCATTGATGCGGCAAAAAAGCGTTTTCCGGCAGCGCGATTAAAGATTTTATATGCCGGCTGTGGGCCTTTTGCGACCTTGCTTCTGCCGTTGTTGGTGAAGGTTAAGTCGAGAGAGCTCGATATATATCTTTTAGATATACATCAGCAGTCTTTAGACAGTGTCAATGTGTTGCTAACAACATTGGACCTGCTTGACCATCAGGTCACCCTTATTCAAGGCGATGCCTGCGTCTATCAGCATGACGAGCATTTGCATATTATTATTGCTGAAGTTATGCAAAAGGCATTAGAGCAAGAGCCTCAAGTAGCGGCTACCGCTAATCTTGCTCCGCAGCTTTGTAAAAACGGTATTTTCATTCCTCAAAAAATAGAAGTGCAGCTGTGCTTAGCTCACTGGGAAGATGAAAAAGAGCAGTATAATTGCGTTGGGTTTGTAGCGGATGAAGCATTTATTAAGTATGGGTTGAGATACCCGCTAGGTACTCTGCTGACGTTGAAGGCTTCAACGGTGGGCAAGCTAATGGGGGCGGCTGTCTTTAATGAAAACAGCTCTATGCTTGAGGCGAATTTAGCGACTATACAACTGCCTAATATTAACGCTATTGAGCAGTATGATGTGTTGATGCTGACGCGAATTCAGGTTTTTGAAACGTGTATTCTAGGCGATTATGATGCTGAAATAACCTTACCCCACAAATGCTATGAGTTTTCATCTTTACGGGCAGGGTCGTCATATATGGCGAGCTATCAATTTGGGCGTTATCCGAGGTTTAATTTTACAGCATGTTAA
- a CDS encoding DUF3087 domain-containing protein translates to MQLKTIDKALYRKRLNRVIAAVIIVLMVLSLGVSTLLIQLFGEPGGSNFTLNLMGVVMGAIVVGGALRRFRMHPYMTEVLYVWQLKQELNRIYRKSAKIKAAAETNNLKALTIMNYNLKACAQLYELDDNDLTLSDLKLEIKALDRKIADLGLTINTDDYHKELLNELD, encoded by the coding sequence ATGCAGTTAAAAACAATTGATAAAGCACTTTATCGAAAACGCTTAAACCGAGTTATTGCCGCCGTTATTATTGTATTAATGGTGCTTTCGTTGGGGGTTTCTACCTTACTCATTCAGTTGTTTGGTGAGCCTGGTGGTTCTAATTTTACACTTAACCTAATGGGGGTTGTCATGGGTGCCATTGTTGTTGGTGGGGCTTTGCGCCGTTTCAGAATGCACCCTTATATGACAGAAGTGTTGTATGTTTGGCAGTTAAAACAAGAGTTAAATCGTATTTACCGAAAATCAGCTAAAATTAAAGCTGCAGCTGAAACGAATAATCTAAAAGCGTTAACAATCATGAATTATAATCTAAAGGCTTGTGCTCAGCTTTATGAGTTGGATGACAATGACCTGACCTTGAGTGATCTGAAGTTAGAGATTAAAGCATTAGATCGAAAGATAGCTGATTTGGGTTTAACGATTAACACAGACGATTACCACAAAGAGCTATTGAATGAGCTAGACTAA
- a CDS encoding EAL domain-containing protein, whose protein sequence is MLRYFTIRQAIGVILVFVFLFASASITAYLVYDRYTFSKQQLKSHIIQTVRTGAQQQFAIYYSDTDVLQQSLDELLEYPTIEYAVVYDRLGRMITSRTQDKNQQLPADFVQNRTNGSTLDITQIERKSPLSTSTVLEISAPVFSLVNPYQKNISRKAFGEQLAQARNQGAQNILGYYVVGVNLKQLRQTLYGYSAKVAATCLLLCLIALYLTLMLAHRITAPLASLAQLADDIADGKLDNTFRTQGSGEARRIADMLNLVLSDLSSHKAKMDVESHLLNMKVDERTEQLSRRNQELNQAVQQVTQAKDRMRQLAYYDSLTSLPNRQLFTEQLELLLKISRREQSNIALLFLDLDNFKRINDSLGHTAGDMLLREVGARLSDCVRESDLISQCFDGESKIDVSRLGGDEFTVVLNKLDEAKTAGIVAERLLESLQTPMLIDGHEIVITPSIGIAIAPQDANSVKDLLKRADTAMYHAKTTGKNNYSFYSSAMKETSVGRLKLEADLRRAVERQEMTLYFQPQVNIKTGEISGAEALIRWNHPEHGLVSPARFIPLAEEMGLIVQIGAWTLLEACRQCKAFHEQGLKLPKVAVNVSSLQFNAAFIELVKQVLIETQLEPKLLELELTEGVIMSNAKSSVQALHELKKLGCTLSVDDFGTGYSSLSYLSRFPLDELKIDRSFVIDYDKSENSASLVSAIIAMGKSLNLRMVAEGVDDIAQFHFLRKQGIQIIQGYLFSQPLPSEEFAILLADSPFEQQIEEMIRT, encoded by the coding sequence ATGCTTCGATACTTCACTATCCGACAAGCCATTGGCGTTATTTTGGTTTTCGTCTTTTTATTTGCAAGTGCCAGCATTACGGCCTACCTCGTTTACGACCGTTATACGTTCAGCAAGCAACAGCTTAAAAGCCACATCATCCAAACGGTTCGAACGGGTGCTCAACAGCAATTTGCTATTTACTACTCTGATACCGACGTTTTACAACAAAGTCTTGATGAACTCCTTGAGTACCCTACTATTGAGTATGCCGTCGTTTATGACCGTTTGGGGCGCATGATTACCAGTCGAACCCAAGACAAAAATCAACAGCTACCCGCTGATTTTGTACAAAATCGCACCAACGGTTCTACTTTAGATATCACTCAAATTGAGCGAAAAAGCCCTCTTTCAACTAGCACAGTCCTAGAAATTTCAGCACCAGTGTTCTCTTTGGTAAACCCTTACCAAAAAAACATCAGTCGCAAAGCGTTTGGCGAGCAGTTAGCACAAGCACGCAACCAAGGGGCTCAAAATATTCTCGGTTACTACGTTGTAGGTGTAAACCTTAAACAGCTACGGCAGACACTTTACGGCTATAGCGCTAAAGTCGCAGCCACTTGTCTACTGCTATGCCTTATCGCCCTTTACCTAACACTTATGTTGGCCCATCGCATTACCGCCCCACTGGCGAGTTTGGCTCAACTAGCGGATGATATTGCCGATGGGAAACTCGACAACACTTTCCGCACTCAAGGGTCAGGAGAAGCCCGCCGAATCGCAGATATGCTCAACCTCGTACTATCAGACCTAAGCTCTCACAAAGCTAAAATGGATGTAGAAAGTCATCTACTCAACATGAAAGTTGACGAGCGAACAGAGCAGCTCTCGCGCCGCAACCAAGAGCTTAATCAAGCCGTTCAACAGGTAACACAAGCTAAAGATCGTATGCGCCAACTGGCGTATTACGATAGTTTAACGTCATTACCTAACCGCCAGTTGTTTACAGAACAACTGGAGCTTCTGCTTAAAATATCCAGACGGGAACAGTCTAATATCGCGTTACTCTTTTTGGATTTAGATAATTTCAAACGTATCAACGACTCTCTTGGTCATACCGCGGGCGACATGCTGCTACGCGAAGTTGGTGCCCGACTGTCTGACTGCGTAAGAGAAAGTGATCTTATTTCTCAGTGCTTTGACGGCGAATCAAAAATCGATGTTTCAAGGCTCGGCGGCGACGAATTTACCGTCGTTCTCAACAAATTGGACGAAGCCAAGACCGCCGGAATTGTTGCAGAGCGATTACTTGAGTCACTACAAACCCCCATGCTAATTGATGGGCATGAAATCGTGATTACACCAAGTATTGGGATAGCCATCGCACCTCAAGATGCAAACTCGGTAAAAGACCTTCTTAAGCGTGCAGATACAGCGATGTACCATGCGAAAACCACAGGAAAAAACAATTATAGCTTCTACTCGAGCGCAATGAAGGAAACCTCAGTAGGCCGCTTAAAGCTTGAAGCTGACTTGCGTCGCGCCGTAGAGCGTCAAGAAATGACACTTTATTTTCAACCTCAGGTCAACATCAAAACAGGTGAAATCAGCGGGGCTGAAGCCTTAATTCGCTGGAACCACCCTGAGCATGGATTAGTCTCCCCTGCCCGCTTTATACCCTTGGCTGAAGAGATGGGGCTTATTGTTCAGATAGGCGCTTGGACGCTGCTTGAAGCCTGCCGCCAGTGCAAAGCATTTCACGAACAAGGGCTTAAATTACCCAAGGTTGCCGTTAACGTCTCAAGCTTACAATTTAACGCTGCGTTTATAGAGCTGGTTAAGCAAGTACTGATTGAAACCCAACTAGAGCCCAAATTGCTTGAGCTTGAGCTGACTGAAGGGGTTATCATGAGTAATGCTAAGTCTTCAGTACAAGCGTTGCATGAACTTAAAAAGCTTGGCTGCACTCTGTCTGTAGATGATTTCGGAACGGGCTACTCATCGCTCAGCTACCTTAGCCGTTTTCCGCTAGATGAACTTAAAATCGATCGAAGTTTTGTAATCGATTACGACAAAAGTGAGAATAGCGCGAGCTTGGTGAGTGCAATTATCGCGATGGGCAAGAGCCTAAATTTGAGAATGGTCGCAGAAGGGGTGGACGATATAGCGCAGTTTCACTTTTTGCGAAAGCAGGGTATACAGATCATTCAAGGCTATCTTTTCAGCCAGCCTTTACCCAGCGAAGAGTTTGCAATACTTCTCGCTGATTCGCCGTTTGAACAACAAATTGAAGAGATGATTCGGACTTAA
- the trxC gene encoding thioredoxin TrxC codes for MSTTNVTCPKCNATNRLPNERLTDKPNCGKCKKPLFIGRPMELTSANVAAVLNHNEIPVLVDCWAPWCGPCKSFAPVFEQAAKELEPRIRLAKLNTEAQQPLAGRWKIQSIPTLILFRQGKEVARLAGAVPMAQLKKWLSQQRVI; via the coding sequence ATGTCTACAACAAATGTAACCTGCCCAAAATGTAATGCGACGAATCGATTGCCGAATGAGCGCTTAACCGATAAACCGAACTGTGGGAAATGTAAAAAACCACTCTTTATTGGTAGGCCTATGGAGCTAACGAGCGCCAATGTTGCTGCGGTTCTCAATCACAATGAAATCCCCGTGTTGGTCGACTGTTGGGCACCTTGGTGTGGCCCCTGTAAAAGCTTTGCGCCGGTATTTGAACAAGCCGCAAAAGAGTTGGAGCCGCGTATACGGCTGGCAAAGCTTAATACTGAAGCGCAGCAGCCATTGGCGGGGCGTTGGAAGATTCAATCAATACCCACGTTAATACTGTTTCGCCAAGGTAAAGAGGTTGCTCGTTTAGCGGGTGCAGTACCCATGGCGCAGTTGAAAAAATGGTTATCACAACAGCGGGTGATTTAA
- a CDS encoding Rho-binding antiterminator has product MSNILNCDLHDYLEIACLYQYRVTLVLKSGGKYTGIPQTTIAKSKGSCKYEVLIFDCENGNTEEIELMALSSMRVLTPHAKFTEVSF; this is encoded by the coding sequence ATGAGTAATATTTTAAACTGCGACTTACATGATTATTTAGAAATAGCCTGCCTATATCAGTACCGAGTGACACTCGTTTTAAAATCAGGGGGCAAATACACCGGCATTCCCCAAACAACTATTGCGAAGTCGAAGGGCTCCTGTAAGTACGAAGTATTGATCTTTGACTGTGAGAATGGCAATACGGAAGAAATTGAACTCATGGCATTGTCGTCGATGCGCGTGCTCACGCCTCATGCAAAGTTTACGGAGGTTAGTTTTTAA
- a CDS encoding glutathione S-transferase family protein produces MGLIVKGEWVDEWYPTEETEGEFIRQESRFRNTISSEDGATYQPEKGRYHLYVSLACPWAHRTLIFRKIKQLEDIITVSIVEPKMLENGWEFGEQGDSLYGLQFMYQLYLKAAPDYQGRVTVPVLWDKKTETIVNNESAEIIRILNTAFNDMTGNHVDYYPEAMRGEIDSINERIYETINNGVYRAGFATTQAAYEDAYIALFESLDWLEERLSKQRYLVGDSITEADWRLFTTLIRFDAVYHGHFKCNRQKLNEFSNISHYLRELYQVPGVKETIDLEYTKIHYYGSHKTINPTGVIPLGPDEDFSAPHNRL; encoded by the coding sequence ATGGGTTTAATTGTAAAGGGTGAATGGGTAGACGAGTGGTATCCAACAGAAGAAACTGAGGGTGAATTTATCCGTCAGGAAAGCCGCTTTAGAAACACTATATCATCAGAAGACGGTGCGACTTACCAACCAGAAAAAGGGCGCTACCACCTTTATGTATCATTGGCATGCCCATGGGCTCACCGCACCCTTATTTTCCGTAAGATTAAACAACTCGAAGACATTATAACGGTCAGTATTGTAGAGCCAAAAATGCTAGAAAACGGTTGGGAGTTTGGTGAACAAGGTGATTCATTATACGGCCTTCAATTTATGTATCAGCTCTATTTAAAGGCTGCACCCGACTACCAGGGCCGAGTAACTGTGCCAGTGCTTTGGGATAAAAAAACAGAAACGATCGTCAATAATGAGTCTGCCGAGATTATCAGGATTTTAAATACTGCCTTTAATGATATGACGGGTAACCATGTTGACTATTATCCCGAGGCAATGAGAGGCGAAATAGATAGCATCAATGAGCGTATCTATGAAACCATTAATAATGGCGTTTATCGGGCAGGTTTTGCCACCACGCAAGCAGCCTATGAAGATGCCTATATTGCGCTATTTGAAAGCTTAGATTGGCTTGAAGAGCGGTTAAGTAAACAGCGTTATTTAGTGGGCGATAGTATCACTGAGGCTGATTGGCGTTTGTTTACGACCTTGATCCGCTTTGATGCGGTGTACCACGGCCACTTTAAGTGTAACCGGCAGAAGCTAAATGAGTTTTCTAATATTAGTCATTATTTAAGAGAACTGTATCAGGTGCCTGGCGTGAAAGAGACCATAGATCTGGAATATACCAAAATACACTATTACGGTAGCCACAAAACCATCAACCCAACAGGTGTTATTCCTTTAGGGCCAGATGAAGACTTTAGCGCGCCTCATAATCGGCTGTAG
- a CDS encoding transglycosylase SLT domain-containing protein, with protein sequence MIQYRVLLTIMILLLPLQLAAQLNTTQQTYLAALDALSEGKVDTFTSLSESISDYVLSPYLEYERIRHGKYNDTQAIKLFLDQYPDQSISNRLKYEWLLSLPKRGEWGAFLENYDGTLQSRTLNCYYLRALYRSGEKQKALERTAEAWTVSGSSPKACDPLFRIWLKSAYFKPDYAYERVKLALNRGHTSLASYASNFLKGDQHKAAATMIWVHKKPDILASVKLFPTSNPYMKEVVEHGIKRRIRRRPDLALKYWNTHRDRFEFAPSDVVALEKRIYLGLARQYDESASSLLASLPEEGSSAVASHSREVLEWQIRVSLRNRDWGSVLKWIQVLEKTDGMKQKWHYWKHKAYIALKMDVPRLDQVQLEKLADTRSYYGFMAAEFLGRPLTLTNMPLPVELDTYQAFERLPEIDRAKEFLNLGQTKTAMREWQYLARNKDNQAGLMSLAKLAYQWGWHNRAITAVIAADHWNDLSIRFPTPHKETFMAAAAQVNIESSWLFAIARQESAFSEKARSGAGARGLMQLMPATARQTAKKIGLKPSKNSLYDPQYNITLGSAYLADMYQRFNNNRALATAAYNAGPHRVKKWVESSAGLPIDVWVETIPYDETRRYVKNVLAFDAIYQHKLGTGEPQLIRDVEKIFVSEEMLSDTSKSDALLVAKKAQ encoded by the coding sequence ATGATCCAATATCGTGTTTTACTGACCATAATGATTCTATTGCTGCCGCTTCAGTTAGCGGCACAGCTCAATACGACTCAACAAACTTACCTTGCCGCGCTTGATGCGCTGAGCGAAGGAAAAGTCGACACGTTTACATCGCTGAGTGAATCAATTTCGGACTACGTGTTAAGCCCCTATTTAGAGTATGAACGTATCCGACATGGAAAATACAACGATACTCAGGCGATTAAATTATTTTTAGATCAATACCCAGACCAGTCTATTAGCAACCGACTCAAGTACGAATGGTTGTTAAGCCTACCGAAACGGGGAGAGTGGGGTGCTTTTCTTGAAAATTATGATGGCACCCTGCAATCGCGCACGCTGAACTGTTACTACCTTAGAGCCCTTTATCGCTCAGGAGAGAAACAAAAAGCATTAGAGCGCACTGCGGAGGCATGGACGGTGAGCGGTTCATCGCCAAAAGCCTGCGACCCATTGTTTAGAATCTGGCTCAAATCGGCCTACTTTAAACCAGATTATGCATACGAGAGGGTCAAGCTCGCACTTAATAGAGGTCATACTTCGCTTGCAAGTTATGCGAGCAATTTTCTTAAGGGGGACCAGCATAAAGCGGCTGCGACCATGATATGGGTTCATAAAAAGCCAGACATTCTTGCTAGTGTTAAGCTATTTCCAACGAGCAACCCTTACATGAAAGAGGTGGTTGAGCACGGTATCAAAAGACGAATTCGACGCCGCCCTGACTTAGCCTTAAAGTACTGGAATACGCATCGCGACCGATTTGAATTTGCGCCATCTGACGTTGTTGCATTAGAAAAAAGAATTTATTTGGGGCTTGCTCGGCAATATGATGAGTCAGCATCGAGCCTCTTGGCTTCTCTGCCTGAAGAAGGTAGTTCTGCAGTCGCCAGTCACTCTCGAGAAGTACTTGAATGGCAGATTCGTGTCAGTCTCCGCAATCGCGACTGGGGTTCAGTACTTAAATGGATTCAAGTGCTTGAAAAAACAGACGGCATGAAACAAAAGTGGCACTACTGGAAACATAAAGCCTATATCGCACTCAAAATGGATGTGCCTCGATTAGACCAAGTACAGCTTGAAAAATTAGCCGATACGCGCAGCTATTATGGCTTTATGGCAGCCGAGTTTTTGGGGAGGCCGCTCACGCTAACCAATATGCCCCTGCCGGTTGAATTAGATACTTACCAAGCCTTTGAGCGTCTGCCTGAGATTGATCGTGCAAAAGAATTCCTGAACCTAGGGCAAACCAAAACAGCGATGCGAGAGTGGCAATATTTAGCGCGTAATAAAGACAACCAAGCAGGCTTGATGTCATTAGCTAAACTTGCCTATCAGTGGGGCTGGCATAACCGTGCAATTACCGCGGTAATTGCAGCAGATCACTGGAATGACCTCTCTATACGCTTTCCAACGCCTCATAAAGAAACATTTATGGCGGCTGCGGCTCAAGTTAACATTGAGTCATCTTGGTTGTTTGCGATTGCAAGGCAAGAAAGCGCATTCTCAGAAAAGGCACGATCAGGGGCGGGTGCTAGAGGTTTGATGCAACTCATGCCCGCAACAGCACGACAAACGGCTAAAAAAATAGGTTTAAAACCCTCTAAAAACTCCCTTTATGACCCGCAATACAATATTACCTTAGGTTCTGCTTACTTAGCCGATATGTATCAGCGCTTTAACAATAACCGAGCACTAGCCACCGCTGCATATAACGCAGGCCCTCATAGAGTTAAAAAATGGGTAGAATCATCAGCCGGACTGCCGATTGATGTCTGGGTCGAAACGATCCCCTATGATGAAACTCGACGATATGTGAAAAATGTTTTAGCCTTTGATGCCATCTATCAGCATAAACTAGGAACTGGCGAGCCCCAGCTAATACGAGACGTTGAAAAGATTTTTGTATCAGAAGAAATGCTAAGCGATACGAGTAAGTCAGATGCTTTATTGGTGGCGAAGAAGGCTCAATGA
- a CDS encoding alpha/beta hydrolase produces the protein MNSHFTSTAKAKSLPLLCQQRLDDERQLFASDYQKYYLEGETKAQHIGEPYLLHNPGSTRGVLLIHGLMAAPEEVREWADFLFSKGFTVYAPRMAGHGTSADDLAQRKRGEWIESVNRGHEILKMCCDRITVAGFSTGGAIALHQAISKPNTFEALISISAPLKFKTFSAHFARPVNLWNSALRTFDSLMPSIVNTALLRKEFATNHADNPHINYLRCPVSSIAEIQRLMKGVEKNIATLSIPTLIIHGTHDPKVDVESARELFKKLPDGEKYYKEIDFHLHGIIRGYIAQTVFREVDNFLNSPRQTTKRGFNRET, from the coding sequence ATGAATAGCCACTTTACTAGCACAGCCAAGGCCAAGTCACTACCACTATTATGCCAACAACGACTGGATGATGAGCGTCAGCTTTTTGCGTCTGATTACCAAAAATACTACCTTGAAGGTGAAACTAAAGCCCAACACATCGGCGAACCTTACCTTCTGCACAACCCTGGCTCAACGCGAGGAGTATTGCTCATACATGGTTTAATGGCCGCCCCCGAAGAAGTAAGAGAGTGGGCGGATTTTTTATTCTCTAAAGGTTTTACCGTTTATGCCCCTAGAATGGCAGGCCACGGAACCTCTGCCGATGATCTCGCACAACGCAAAAGGGGTGAATGGATTGAGTCTGTCAACCGAGGACATGAAATTCTAAAAATGTGCTGTGACCGCATCACGGTAGCAGGTTTTTCAACCGGCGGCGCTATCGCGCTTCATCAAGCCATTAGCAAACCCAACACGTTCGAAGCACTCATTAGCATCAGCGCCCCTCTTAAATTCAAAACGTTTTCAGCGCATTTCGCCCGTCCTGTAAACCTTTGGAATTCAGCGTTACGCACATTCGATAGCCTTATGCCCAGCATCGTTAATACCGCTCTTCTCCGCAAAGAGTTTGCAACCAATCATGCTGATAACCCTCATATCAATTATCTACGCTGCCCCGTCAGTAGTATTGCTGAGATTCAACGGTTGATGAAAGGTGTTGAGAAAAACATAGCCACCTTGTCGATACCTACGCTTATTATCCACGGAACACATGACCCAAAAGTCGATGTGGAAAGTGCGCGAGAGTTGTTTAAAAAATTACCCGATGGGGAGAAGTATTACAAAGAGATCGACTTTCATTTGCATGGAATTATTAGAGGGTATATTGCTCAGACGGTGTTTCGTGAGGTCGATAACTTTTTGAATAGCCCGCGTCAAACTACCAAGCGCGGGTTCAACAGAGAAACCTGA
- the trhA gene encoding PAQR family membrane homeostasis protein TrhA: MVKSQEAFNFYSHLAGMIASVIGTLFLLNLATGSASMVVTALVYGLSITFLFSASSLYHMFKKQENELSFWRKMDRLAIFFMIAGSYTPVCYFFLDNDWRLPMIAIQWGLVAFGVCSQLFFPRAPRMIYAVIFLIMGWMLVFPMKHILSVMTPLQETLLFAGGIAYTIGAIVYAIKKPLMMPGIFSFHELFHVMVLIGWACHYALIYTAFLTASIA; this comes from the coding sequence GTGGTAAAATCTCAAGAAGCATTTAATTTTTACTCGCACCTAGCCGGCATGATTGCATCGGTAATCGGTACATTATTTTTACTCAACCTAGCCACCGGCTCTGCGTCGATGGTCGTTACAGCGTTGGTCTACGGGCTTTCGATTACGTTTTTGTTCTCGGCAAGTTCGCTTTATCACATGTTCAAGAAACAAGAGAATGAACTCTCTTTTTGGCGCAAGATGGACCGTTTAGCCATCTTCTTTATGATTGCTGGCTCTTACACGCCTGTTTGTTACTTCTTTTTAGATAATGACTGGCGTCTACCGATGATTGCTATTCAGTGGGGGTTAGTCGCCTTTGGCGTTTGCTCGCAGCTATTTTTCCCTCGCGCGCCTAGAATGATCTATGCAGTCATCTTCTTAATTATGGGTTGGATGCTGGTATTCCCAATGAAACATATTCTGAGTGTCATGACACCGCTACAAGAGACTCTGCTCTTTGCAGGTGGCATTGCCTACACCATCGGCGCGATTGTCTACGCCATTAAAAAGCCTCTGATGATGCCTGGTATATTCAGTTTTCATGAGCTATTTCATGTCATGGTGTTGATTGGTTGGGCTTGTCACTATGCGCTTATCTATACCGCGTTTTTAACCGCCAGCATCGCCTAA